The genomic segment TTTTTAGGTAAGGGGAAGTGTAACTGTGAAGGTTGTCCCTCTTCCTTCCTTGCTCTCCACGCTGATATGTCCGTGCAAATTTTCCACGAGATGCTTCACAATGGCGAGGCCCAGACCTGTTCCACCTGAATCGCGGCTGCGCGCCTTGTCTACACGATAAAACCGCTCAAAAATACGGGTGAGTTCCTTTTCCGGAATGCCGATCCCGGTATCCATGACTTGAATGGTGATGTTTTCGTTGTCTGCTTCTGTCTTGACGTTGATTTTTCCACCTTCGGGCGTATAGGCGATCGCATTCGTCAACAAATTCAAGATGATCTGCTGCAAGCAATCCTTATCCGTCATCAGCCAAATATCTGGCTTCGGTGAAGGGAGCGTGATCGTCAATTCCTTGCGCTGTGCCTGGTCATGCATGATGGCAACTGCCGAACTGACCAAATCTTGCAAGTGAACCTTACTCAGATGCAATGGGATTCGCTTCTGCTCGATTTTGGACAGGTCCAAAATATCGCGGATCATTCGGTAGAGCCGCTCGCTCTCATCCGAGATGATTTGCAGGAAGTTGCGACATGTTTCCTCGTCCTGCATCGCCCCTTCAAGCAAGGTCTCCGTGAAGCCCTTGATCGAGGTAATCGGCGTGCGCAGCTCATGCGATACGTTAGCTACGAAGTCACTGCGCATCTTCTCCAAGCGGCGAATGTCGGTGATGTCATGCAGCACCACGACCACACCCCTCGACTCCCCCTTGAAGTTAATATAGGGAGCAAAATTCACGTCAAGGATGCGTTCCTGCGGGTAATAGATGTGCACCTCTTGACGGAATTTCTCGCTTCTGTCGAGGCACCTGTCGATATATTGGCTGAGCCCAAAGCTCTTGCCTGCCTCGATATGCAGCTTCCCTACGATCTCATGTCCAGCGGTCCCCAACAGCTTTTCAACGGCTGGATTGACCAGCATGATCCGACGTTGCTCTGAAATGAAGATCACGCCACTCGTCATATTGGTCAGTACCCCTGCCAGGCGCTGCTGATTCTCCGAGATTTCGTACATCTGCTGCTCCAGGCTTGATGCCATGAAGTTGATCGCGCCTGCAAGCTGACCGATCTCATCCTTTGCTTTGATTCTCACACGGCTCTCGTATTGGCGCTGTGTAATGTTGCGGGCTACCCGGGTGATCTCCTCGATCGGACGAATAATGGAAAAGGAAATGCGGGAAACGACAATCGATCCGACTACCAAAGTAACCAATAAACCGGTGAGCAAGCTGTACCACATTTTGTGGATCGTATCGGTAATATCTTTCATCGACATCGCTGAACGAACGACACCGAATATTTCGTTGTTCAGTTCAACAGGTACTGCAACGTACATCATGTCATAGCCGAGCGTCTCACTGAAACGACGGGAAATCCCTGTTTCTCCTTTTAACGCTGCCATCATCTCCGGTCGGTCATAGTGGTTTTCCATCTCTTCCGGGTGGGAGGAGTTGTCGTACATCACCTGACCATCCTTGTTGATAATGGTGATCCGTACTTCATCCGTTGGCGCTACTTGTGTGACCCGATCCGCTAACGTCGCCTTATCGGTAAAGACATTCGGGAAACGGACCGCCTGAGAGATGAGCTTCGACTCGCGAGACAATAGCTCATTCAGTGATTGGAGGTACGAATTCTCCAGCACTTTGGCAAAATACATCCCCATCACCAATAGTACGAGGGAGATTAAACCCAAAATAGTCAAAGTGAGTTTGATTCGAAAGCGAGTCAAGGTAAATCCTCCGTTATCCTTCCAGTTTGTATCCTAATCCGCGAACTGTTTTGATGTATTTCGGGTTCTTCGTGTCATCCTCAAGCTTTTCGCGCAAATGGCTGACATGCACGTCCACGATTCGAGAGTCCCCGATGAAATCGTAGTTCCAAACAGCGTTCAACAATTGATCACGCGTCAGTACACGCCCTTGGTGACTCGCTAAATAGTTAAGCAGCTCGAATTCCTTTGGCGTCAGCTCAACTTTGACGTCTTTACAGAACACCTCGTACTTCTCCGGGTAGATGCGAATATCCCCAAATTGGAGCAACACTTCTTGAGGCGCTGTAGTCGCTTCTGGTGTGTTCTGAAACCGCCGCAGAATGGCTTTCACACGGGCAATGACTTCTCTCGGGCTAAACGGCTTTGTCAAATAATCATCGGCACCAAGCTCAAGCCCCAAAATCTTGTCGAGCTCATCATCTTTCGCTGTAAGCATCAAGATCGGCGTATTATTGCGTTCCTGGCGCAAGGTTTTGCATACGTCCATTCCATCCATCTTGGGAAGCATCAAATCAAGAATAATAAAATCAGGCTGCTCGCTCTTCACCATTTCCAAGGCCTGTTTCCCGTCAAAAGCAGTTACGACCTGAAATCCTGATTTTTCAAGATTAAATTGCAATAGCTTAACAATGGAAGCTTCGTCATCCACTACCAATACTTTAAT from the Brevibacillus brevis genome contains:
- a CDS encoding response regulator transcription factor, giving the protein MIKVLVVDDEASIVKLLQFNLEKSGFQVVTAFDGKQALEMVKSEQPDFIILDLMLPKMDGMDVCKTLRQERNNTPILMLTAKDDELDKILGLELGADDYLTKPFSPREVIARVKAILRRFQNTPEATTAPQEVLLQFGDIRIYPEKYEVFCKDVKVELTPKEFELLNYLASHQGRVLTRDQLLNAVWNYDFIGDSRIVDVHVSHLREKLEDDTKNPKYIKTVRGLGYKLEG
- the pnpS gene encoding two-component system histidine kinase PnpS — translated: MTRFRIKLTLTILGLISLVLLVMGMYFAKVLENSYLQSLNELLSRESKLISQAVRFPNVFTDKATLADRVTQVAPTDEVRITIINKDGQVMYDNSSHPEEMENHYDRPEMMAALKGETGISRRFSETLGYDMMYVAVPVELNNEIFGVVRSAMSMKDITDTIHKMWYSLLTGLLVTLVVGSIVVSRISFSIIRPIEEITRVARNITQRQYESRVRIKAKDEIGQLAGAINFMASSLEQQMYEISENQQRLAGVLTNMTSGVIFISEQRRIMLVNPAVEKLLGTAGHEIVGKLHIEAGKSFGLSQYIDRCLDRSEKFRQEVHIYYPQERILDVNFAPYINFKGESRGVVVVLHDITDIRRLEKMRSDFVANVSHELRTPITSIKGFTETLLEGAMQDEETCRNFLQIISDESERLYRMIRDILDLSKIEQKRIPLHLSKVHLQDLVSSAVAIMHDQAQRKELTITLPSPKPDIWLMTDKDCLQQIILNLLTNAIAYTPEGGKINVKTEADNENITIQVMDTGIGIPEKELTRIFERFYRVDKARSRDSGGTGLGLAIVKHLVENLHGHISVESKEGRGTTFTVTLPLT